One stretch of Chryseobacterium sp. LJ668 DNA includes these proteins:
- a CDS encoding glycosyl hydrolase, with protein sequence MKIKNIVSLTLMFFAFGNISAQNPWPKTTETTKPWTRWWWMGNAVDEKGVDKQLTTLNKAGFGGVEIVPIYGAKGFEKEYLNYLSPEWMKMLQFTTSKAKSLNMGVDMAVGTGWPIGGPQVDENDAATKMIVQTYEIQPNEKFLEKIVLKDEKQKNLKSVKLDIVTAYNEKNEAVVFTDKINADGTLHWKPSSGKWTIYAVFVGNTLQKVKRAAPGGEGYTLDHFSPSATKDYLETFDRAFGNSNYGIRSFFNDSYEVYNADWTPDFLNEFKKRRGYDLSPYIKYLLSNEENEISGRVKSDYRETLNELILNNFTKDFTNWAHSKNSKNTNQAHGSPGNLLDLYAAVDIPESETFGSSIFEIPGLKRDTADIQKSDMPDFNMLKFASSAANVTGKKLTSNETFTWLTEHFKTSWSQAKPEVEQVFLSGINHVFYHGTTYTPADVPFPGWLFYASVNFVPENSLWPHLKGLNSYIERTQSVLQSGNSDNELLIYWPVYDQWASPKGKDVTFKVHNVEKWLQPTPMYENLNTLNKMGYSLDMISDKMIVESKSENQKIRTSKEGSDYQVLIIPELTYLPESTLKNILDLAQNGASIIFQNEPKDIPGNFEVEKRRTQLKSLWNQIPFQNKAGNVKFANVGKGKIVLSSDIAKALEYLKIEREKLSDTGLKFVRRQFEGGRYYYIVNHTSKEINQNIPLNFTGKQVTLMNPENGDYGLAETQNNSVRIQLKSGESLIIKNTEDIYTSIPNWYYTEKTSVPIVLNQPWELTFKEGGPELPKSRTLKRLEPWTNFTEDASTQSFSGTGLYKTTLNLKKKNADDYLLKFDKLYESAKVIINGQDAGIVWSIPFEINIGKYLKKGKNTIQIEVCNLMANRIRDMDKKKIQWRNYHEINFVNINYKPFDASNWKVQPSGLDGEIQIIPLHYSK encoded by the coding sequence ATGAAAATTAAAAATATAGTCAGTCTAACTCTCATGTTTTTTGCCTTCGGAAATATCTCCGCACAAAACCCGTGGCCAAAGACAACCGAGACCACAAAACCATGGACACGCTGGTGGTGGATGGGAAATGCGGTCGACGAAAAAGGTGTAGATAAACAATTGACCACTCTAAATAAAGCCGGTTTCGGAGGTGTGGAAATCGTGCCGATATACGGAGCAAAAGGTTTCGAAAAAGAATACCTCAATTATCTTTCTCCGGAATGGATGAAAATGCTTCAGTTCACGACCAGCAAAGCTAAGAGCTTAAATATGGGTGTCGATATGGCAGTTGGGACAGGTTGGCCGATTGGCGGACCACAAGTCGACGAAAATGATGCGGCGACCAAGATGATTGTTCAGACTTACGAAATTCAACCGAATGAAAAATTCTTAGAAAAAATTGTTCTCAAAGATGAAAAACAGAAGAATTTAAAATCAGTAAAATTAGATATTGTAACCGCTTACAATGAAAAAAATGAAGCGGTTGTTTTTACCGACAAAATCAATGCTGACGGAACTTTACACTGGAAGCCATCTTCAGGCAAGTGGACAATCTACGCCGTTTTCGTTGGAAATACTTTACAAAAAGTAAAACGTGCCGCTCCTGGTGGCGAAGGGTATACATTAGACCATTTTTCGCCCAGTGCTACAAAAGATTATCTGGAAACTTTCGACAGAGCGTTTGGAAATTCCAACTACGGGATCCGCTCTTTTTTCAATGACAGTTATGAGGTTTACAATGCCGACTGGACGCCTGATTTTTTAAACGAATTTAAAAAAAGAAGAGGTTACGATTTAAGTCCATACATCAAATATCTCTTGAGCAATGAGGAAAATGAAATATCAGGAAGAGTAAAATCCGATTACAGAGAAACCTTGAATGAATTGATTTTAAACAATTTCACCAAAGATTTCACCAATTGGGCACATTCCAAAAACTCCAAAAATACTAATCAGGCACATGGTTCGCCTGGAAATCTGCTGGATTTATATGCTGCTGTTGACATTCCTGAATCTGAAACTTTTGGAAGTTCTATTTTTGAAATTCCGGGGTTGAAAAGAGATACTGCAGACATTCAAAAATCAGATATGCCGGATTTCAATATGCTGAAATTTGCTTCTTCTGCCGCGAATGTGACTGGCAAGAAATTAACGTCCAACGAAACTTTCACTTGGCTAACCGAGCATTTTAAAACCTCTTGGTCGCAGGCAAAACCTGAAGTGGAACAGGTATTTTTATCGGGAATCAACCACGTTTTTTACCACGGAACAACTTATACGCCGGCCGATGTTCCGTTTCCCGGATGGCTGTTTTATGCGTCTGTGAACTTTGTTCCTGAAAACAGTTTATGGCCGCATTTAAAAGGATTAAATTCATACATCGAAAGGACTCAATCTGTTTTGCAGAGTGGAAATTCGGATAACGAACTCCTGATATACTGGCCGGTTTATGATCAATGGGCAAGTCCGAAAGGAAAGGATGTAACCTTCAAAGTGCATAACGTTGAAAAATGGCTGCAACCAACTCCGATGTATGAAAATCTGAATACACTCAATAAAATGGGGTATTCCTTAGATATGATTTCGGACAAAATGATTGTCGAATCGAAATCAGAAAATCAGAAAATTAGGACGTCGAAGGAAGGTTCTGATTATCAGGTTTTGATTATTCCTGAACTGACTTATTTGCCCGAATCGACTTTAAAAAACATTTTGGATTTGGCCCAAAACGGGGCATCAATTATTTTTCAAAACGAACCAAAAGATATTCCCGGAAACTTTGAGGTTGAAAAAAGAAGAACGCAGTTAAAATCTTTATGGAACCAGATTCCGTTTCAAAACAAGGCCGGAAATGTGAAATTTGCCAACGTCGGAAAAGGAAAAATTGTGCTAAGTTCGGATATTGCAAAAGCTTTGGAATATTTAAAAATTGAAAGAGAAAAGCTAAGCGATACAGGTTTGAAATTCGTGAGAAGGCAGTTTGAAGGCGGAAGATATTACTATATCGTTAATCATACTTCTAAGGAAATCAATCAAAATATTCCTTTAAATTTTACAGGAAAACAAGTCACTCTGATGAACCCTGAAAATGGAGATTACGGACTTGCAGAAACTCAGAATAATTCAGTGCGAATTCAACTGAAATCGGGAGAATCTTTAATTATAAAAAATACGGAAGACATTTATACCTCAATTCCGAATTGGTATTATACAGAAAAAACCAGTGTACCAATTGTCTTAAATCAACCTTGGGAACTGACTTTCAAAGAAGGCGGTCCCGAACTTCCGAAATCCCGAACTTTAAAAAGACTTGAACCCTGGACAAACTTCACGGAAGATGCTTCAACACAGAGTTTTTCGGGAACAGGATTGTACAAGACCACTTTAAATTTGAAGAAAAAAAATGCAGACGATTATCTGTTGAAATTTGACAAACTCTACGAAAGTGCAAAAGTGATTATCAACGGTCAGGATGCAGGAATTGTCTGGAGCATTCCGTTTGAAATCAACATCGGAAAATACCTGAAAAAGGGAAAAAATACCATTCAGATCGAAGTCTGCAACTTAATGGCCAACAGAATCCGGGATATGGACAAAAAGAAAATTCAATGGCGAAATTACCACGAAATCAATTTTGTGAATATTAACTACAAACCGTTTGACGCATCTAATTGGAAAGTGCAGCCTTCCGGTCTGGATGGCGAAATTCAAATAATTCCTCTACATTACTCAAAATAA
- a CDS encoding DUF4350 domain-containing protein, which yields MRQNIVKTVALGTCLLTFGFSYSQKKVVLDNFFNNEKKADKETGEVKSWHYTWEDTTSSGFSLLGEIFTKQGAKISTLKTAPAKKDLKNANIYIIVDPDIDKEASEGKANLIDPATVKNLVEWVKKGGVLVLLSNDHGNSEFEHFNKLAGEFGIHFNDDSYNRVQGREFEQGAVNVPAGNEIFSAQKLYMKEVSSINVKAPAKPILSAEGKNIAAIVKFGKGTVFALGDPWCYNEYTDGKKLTADFTNYQGAEELAKWLLKQSK from the coding sequence ATGAGACAAAACATAGTAAAAACAGTCGCATTAGGAACTTGCCTGTTGACATTTGGCTTTTCCTATTCTCAAAAGAAAGTCGTGTTAGATAACTTTTTCAACAACGAAAAAAAAGCTGACAAAGAAACCGGAGAAGTGAAATCATGGCATTATACATGGGAAGACACCACCAGTAGCGGGTTTTCTTTGTTAGGCGAAATCTTCACAAAACAGGGCGCGAAAATCAGCACTCTTAAAACTGCTCCCGCAAAAAAAGATTTGAAAAACGCAAATATATATATCATCGTAGATCCCGATATCGATAAAGAAGCTTCTGAAGGAAAGGCAAATTTAATAGATCCTGCAACCGTTAAAAATTTGGTGGAATGGGTGAAAAAAGGCGGCGTTTTAGTTCTGTTGAGCAACGATCACGGGAATTCAGAATTTGAACACTTCAACAAACTCGCTGGAGAATTCGGAATTCATTTCAACGACGACAGTTATAACCGGGTACAGGGAAGAGAATTTGAGCAGGGTGCAGTAAACGTTCCCGCAGGAAATGAAATTTTCTCAGCTCAAAAATTATACATGAAAGAGGTGAGTTCGATCAATGTAAAAGCACCCGCAAAACCTATTTTATCCGCAGAAGGTAAAAATATTGCCGCTATCGTAAAATTCGGAAAAGGAACTGTTTTCGCACTGGGCGACCCTTGGTGCTACAACGAATATACAGATGGTAAAAAATTGACTGCAGATTTTACCAATTATCAGGGAGCAGAAGAATTGGCGAAATGGTTGTTGAAACAAAGTAAATAA
- a CDS encoding rhamnogalacturonan acetylesterase encodes MNWIKFLTLFLGSFLFAQQTAFKFDFGTDRTEKGFIPITSTTKFNTKIGYGFMDISGLKSIDNGGNALTGDFITSDKPFYFSVAIPEGNYNIILNLGDTKGISETTVRVENRRLMLNDVKTKKGEIVERQITVHVKDSIIRNQEGTQIGIVKLKPRERKYLHWDNLLTMEFNDKSPKVCSVVILPNKKAKTIYLTGDSTVVDAQYEPWASWGQMLPYFFVPNEVVIANYAESGETLKAFEDRRRINKIWNKIQPGDYLFIQFGHNDQKAGNSTKSGYRKRLKEWILKAKQLGVIPVLVTSMNRKVFDENNKIINTLDDFPDAMREIAKEEKVELIDLNALSKTLFEAMGPEDAKKAFVHYRANSYPNQPTALADDTHFNTYGAYELAKCVVKSIVDQNLPLKKYISKNYKSFNPNKPDKVEDLHWPESIFMESLKPDGN; translated from the coding sequence ATGAACTGGATAAAATTTTTGACACTTTTCTTAGGTTCGTTTTTGTTTGCGCAACAGACGGCTTTCAAATTTGATTTTGGTACAGACAGAACTGAAAAAGGATTTATTCCAATTACTTCAACTACGAAATTTAATACGAAAATAGGTTACGGTTTTATGGATATTTCCGGTTTGAAATCCATTGACAACGGCGGAAATGCATTGACAGGAGATTTTATTACCAGTGACAAACCTTTTTATTTTTCGGTAGCAATTCCTGAAGGAAATTATAATATCATATTAAATTTAGGCGATACAAAAGGAATCTCTGAAACGACTGTTCGTGTAGAAAACCGCCGTCTAATGTTGAATGATGTGAAGACAAAAAAAGGCGAAATTGTAGAAAGACAGATCACTGTTCACGTCAAAGACAGCATTATCCGAAATCAGGAAGGAACTCAAATTGGAATTGTAAAATTAAAACCTCGAGAAAGAAAATACCTGCATTGGGATAATTTACTGACGATGGAATTCAATGATAAATCTCCAAAAGTGTGCTCGGTCGTCATTCTGCCTAACAAAAAAGCAAAAACCATTTATCTGACGGGAGATTCGACGGTTGTGGATGCACAATACGAACCTTGGGCATCGTGGGGACAAATGTTACCGTATTTTTTCGTTCCAAATGAAGTCGTGATTGCCAACTACGCCGAAAGCGGAGAAACTCTGAAAGCCTTTGAAGACCGTCGCAGAATCAATAAAATCTGGAATAAAATACAACCGGGAGATTATCTTTTCATTCAATTTGGGCACAATGATCAGAAAGCTGGAAACAGCACCAAATCCGGCTATAGGAAAAGACTAAAAGAATGGATTTTGAAAGCGAAACAATTGGGAGTAATTCCGGTTTTGGTGACCTCAATGAACCGCAAAGTTTTTGATGAAAATAATAAAATCATCAATACATTAGACGATTTTCCTGATGCAATGCGCGAAATTGCAAAAGAAGAAAAAGTCGAATTAATTGATTTGAATGCATTAAGCAAAACCCTGTTCGAAGCGATGGGACCTGAAGACGCTAAGAAAGCATTCGTGCATTATCGCGCAAACTCTTATCCCAATCAACCAACTGCTTTGGCAGATGATACGCATTTTAACACGTATGGCGCTTACGAATTGGCGAAATGTGTCGTGAAATCTATAGTAGACCAAAATTTACCTTTAAAGAAGTATATTTCAAAAAATTATAAAAGTTTTAACCCAAATAAACCAGACAAAGTTGAGGACCTCCACTGGCCTGAATCTATCTTTATGGAATCTCTAAAGCCTGATGGAAATTGA